A single genomic interval of Lathyrus oleraceus cultivar Zhongwan6 chromosome 7, CAAS_Psat_ZW6_1.0, whole genome shotgun sequence harbors:
- the LOC127101833 gene encoding uncharacterized protein LOC127101833, with the protein MVQLLRGQSASSLKMDYVLRSSKNLSERKRKNQYRGKSYSALADRGKQVVSDEKRLSGGETPASIKCFKYGELDHRDNECKNKVLRCFKCGKTDHSIVDCKSDGPTCYNCNEQGHISTNCQKPNKVSVWRESFALTRSETTSSYRLI; encoded by the exons ATGGTGCAGTTGTTGAGGGgtcaaagtgcatcaagtttgaaaatggattaCGTCCTGAGATCAAGCAAG AATCTCAGTGAGAGGAAGAGGAAGAATCAGTATCGTGGGAAATCGTATAGTGCTCTAGCTGACAGAGGGAAGCAGGTGGTTTCAGATGAGAAAAGGCTAAGTGGGGGAGAGACTCCCGCTTCTATCAAGTGTTTCAAGTATGGCGAGTTGGACCACCGTGATAATGAGTGCAAGAATAAAGTTCTAAGGTGCTTCAAATGTGGAAAGACAGATCACTCTATTGTAGATTGCAAGAGTGATGGGCCGACTTGTTATAACTGCAATGAACAGGGTCACATCAGTACTAATTGTCAAAAACCAAATAAGGTTTCAGTATGGAGGGAAAGTTTTGCTTTAACTAGGTCAGAGACTACTAGCTCATATAGATTGATTTGA
- the LOC127101022 gene encoding hexokinase-1, which translates to MGRVAVGAAVVCTAAVCAAAALVVRHRMINSRKWTRGLAILKEFEEKCGTPIGKLRQLADAMDVEMHAGLASEGGSKLSMLISYVDNLPTGDEEGLYYALDLGGTNFRVLRVHLGGKDKGVINQEFDEVSIPPHLMTGSSEGLFDFIAAALAKFVESEPEGFHPPPGRQRELGFTFSFPVKQTSISSGTLIKWTKGFSIDDTVGEDVVGELTKSLEKIGLDMRVAALVNDTIGTLAGGRFYNQDVIAAVILGTGTNAAYVERAHAIPKWHGLMPKSGDMVINMEWGNFRSSHLPLTEYDHDLDAESLNPGEQIFEKLLSGMYLGEVVRRALLKIAEEAEFFGDTVPPKLKIPFILRTPDMSSIHHDTTPDLKVVGTKLKDILEVSNTSLKQRKIVVKLCDIVAYRGARLAAAGILGILKKIGRDTVKAGEKQKSVVALDGGLFEHYTKFRVCLENTLKELLGDEAAETVVVEHANDGSGIGAALLAASHSQYLGVEES; encoded by the exons ATGGGTAGAGTTGCAGTGGGAGCTGCGGTTGTTTGTACCGCCGCCGTCTGTGCTGCGGCGGCGCTGGTGGTTCGCCACCGTATGATAAATTCGAGAAAGTGGACACGTGGATTGGCTATATTGAAGGAGTTTGAGGAAAAGTGTGGGACCCCTATTGGGAAGCTTAGACAGTTGGCTGATGCTATGGATGTTGAGATGCATGCTGGTCTTGCATCTGAAGGTGGCAGTAAGCTTAGTATGTTAATCAGCTATGTTGATAATCTTCCAACTGG GGATGAGGAAGGACTGTATTATGCACTAGATCTTGGTGGCACAAACTTCCGCGTTCTTCGTGTTCATTTAGGTGGAAAAGATAAAGGTGTTATTAACCAAGAGTTCGATGAAGTTTCAATTCCTCCTCATTTGATGACTGGTTCTTCAGAG GGATTGTTTGATTTTATAGCTGCAGCTCTTGCAAAATTTGTTGAGTCGGAACCGGAAGGTTTTCATCCTCCACCTGGAAGACAAAGAGAACTCGGTTTTACGTTCTCGTTCCCAGTGAAGCAAACATCAATTTCATCTGGGACTCTAATAAAGTGGACTAAGGGTTTCAGTATTGATGATACC GTTGGCGAAGACGTGGTGGGAGAACTAACCAAGTCCTTGGAAAAAATTGGCCTGGATATGCGGGTTGCGGCTTTA GTTAATGATACAATTGGAACATTGGCTGGAGGCAGATTCTACAATCAGGATGTTATTGCCGCTGTGATTCTCGGTACAGGGACAAATGCAGCATATGTAGAACGCGCACATGCTATTCCAAAATGGCACGGCCTAATGCCAAAATCAGGAGATATG GTTATAAACATGGAATGGGGCAATTTCCGATCTTCACACCTTCCTCTAACCGAATATGATCATGATCTTGATGCTGAAAGCTTAAACCCTGGAGAACAG ATTTTCGAGAAATTGCTTTCTGGCATGTATTTGGGAGAAGTTGTACGGAGAGCTTTATTGAAGATCGCCGAAGAAGCGGAGTTTTTCGGAGATACCGTCCCTCCCAAATTGAAAATTCCATTTATACTTAG GACACCTGACATGTCTTCCATCCACCACGACACAACGCCGGATCTGAAAGTGGTTGGAACCAAATTGAAGGATATATTAGAG GTCTCTAACACGTCACTAAAACAAAGGAAGATCGTTGTGAAACTTTGCGACATTGTTGCTTATCGCGGTGCACGTCTTGCAGCTGCTGGTATTTTAGGAATCCTCAAGAAAATAGGAAGAGACACGGTTAAGGCTGGGGAGAAGCAAAAGTCGGTGGTAGCACTAGACGGAGGGTTGTTTGAACACTACACGAAATTCAGAGTTTGCTTGGAGAATACGCTGAAGGAATTGCTTGGAGATGAAGCAGCGGAAACAGTTGTCGTTGAGCATGCTAATGATGGTTCAGGCATTGGAGCAGCACTTTTAGCAGCTTCACATTCGCAGTATTTGGGAGTCGAGGAATCCTAA